The following proteins are encoded in a genomic region of Gemmatimonadaceae bacterium:
- a CDS encoding metallophosphoesterase, with protein MTTVFHVSDLHFGRPAVPAQIDAIEQIIQDEKFDVVAISGDLSQRARAGEFQRAAVFIRDAQKVSRTITVPGNHDVKWWKAPLGVGYRDRMYENYMQFISSDLEPVLHVPGATFVGLNTSHGVTARTLTWNVRDISIIGDLRAEQFDVAEEAFSGSDVADARVIVMHHNPVKGELSQRHGLKRTKKILGRFAQMGVDLVLCGHDHQELVHYIEHTRKGTVISTAGTVSSRSRGGRPSSVNVIGIGDTTIEVTTHIWSDESKTFVAGPHRCFERSSA; from the coding sequence GTGACCACGGTATTTCACGTGTCGGACCTGCACTTCGGGCGGCCCGCCGTTCCAGCGCAGATCGACGCGATCGAGCAGATCATTCAGGACGAGAAGTTCGACGTGGTCGCGATCTCGGGCGACCTGTCGCAGCGAGCGCGCGCCGGAGAATTCCAGCGCGCGGCGGTGTTCATCCGCGACGCGCAGAAGGTGAGCAGGACAATCACGGTCCCCGGCAACCACGACGTGAAGTGGTGGAAAGCTCCGCTCGGCGTTGGCTACCGTGACCGGATGTACGAGAACTACATGCAGTTCATCTCCAGCGACCTCGAGCCCGTGCTGCATGTTCCCGGCGCGACGTTCGTGGGGTTGAACACGTCGCATGGGGTGACCGCGCGCACGCTTACGTGGAACGTGCGCGATATCTCGATCATCGGAGATCTTCGGGCCGAGCAGTTCGACGTCGCCGAAGAGGCGTTCAGCGGCAGTGATGTGGCCGACGCGCGCGTGATAGTGATGCATCACAATCCGGTGAAAGGCGAGTTGTCGCAGCGTCACGGCCTCAAGCGGACGAAGAAGATACTCGGCAGGTTCGCGCAGATGGGGGTGGACCTCGTGCTTTGCGGTCATGATCATCAGGAGTTGGTCCACTACATCGAGCATACCAGGAAGGGGACCGTGATCTCGACCGCCGGGACAGTATCGAGCCGGTCGCGCGGCGGACGGCCGTCGTCGGTCAACGTGATCGGGATTGGTGACACCACCATAGAAGTGACGACGCACATCTGGTCGGACGAGAGCAAGACATTCGTGGCGGGCCCCCACCGTTGCTTCGAGCGCTCAAGCGCCTGA
- a CDS encoding SprT-like domain-containing protein — protein MLRALKRLIGIGTRQLQLALELETPKPELRALPSPRGRRRASDRTHPADEQLVRQLMQQHAALNATRFGGALSTVPIRISRRMKSRLGRYTWRGQSGRDAGIVISRRHIRRHGWEEAIHTLLHEMVHQWQDESGLKVDHGREFRRKARAVGITPLARRGVA, from the coding sequence TTGCTTCGAGCGCTCAAGCGCCTGATCGGCATCGGGACGCGCCAGCTCCAGCTTGCGCTCGAGCTGGAGACCCCGAAGCCTGAGCTCCGTGCACTGCCTTCCCCGCGAGGAAGGCGAAGAGCGTCGGACCGCACGCATCCGGCGGATGAGCAGCTCGTGCGCCAGCTGATGCAGCAGCACGCGGCTCTCAACGCGACCAGGTTCGGCGGAGCGCTGAGCACCGTCCCGATCCGCATCTCGCGGCGGATGAAGAGCCGGCTTGGCCGCTACACATGGCGCGGGCAGTCGGGACGCGATGCGGGGATCGTCATCAGCCGCCGCCACATCCGGCGACACGGGTGGGAAGAGGCGATACACACGCTGCTGCACGAGATGGTGCACCAGTGGCAGGACGAGAGCGGTCTCAAGGTGGACCACGGGCGCGAGTTCCGGAGGAAAGCCCGGGCGGTCGGCATCACTCCTCTGGCGAGACGTGGCGTAGCATAG
- a CDS encoding acyl-CoA dehydrogenase family protein, giving the protein MPTKDFFNIDFALSEEERAIRDSVRQFVEEKVIPVIGKAYVEGRFPSEIVPQMAELGVFGANLPEEYGCAGLSNVAYGLINQELERGDSGVRSFASVQGSLVMYPIYEFGSEEQKRRYLPKMAAGEIIGCFGLTEPDYGSNPSGMITRAREQADGSWVINGAKMWITNGSTAQVAIVWAKTGDSKEDTSIRGFIVPTDTPGFTAKDQKGKLSLRASDTSELVLADVRVPADAILPKSGGIKSPLMCLTQARYGISWGAIGAAIACYEEALSYAGNRVMFGKPIAGFQLQQERLANMVTEIVKAQLLSLHLGRLKDAGTYTPQQVSLAKRNNVNIATDVAREARRLLGANGILAEYASMRHMANLESVYTYEGTHDIHTLIIGQAVTGLAAFE; this is encoded by the coding sequence ATGCCCACCAAAGACTTCTTCAACATTGACTTCGCGCTCTCCGAAGAGGAGCGCGCGATTCGCGACAGCGTTCGGCAGTTCGTGGAGGAGAAGGTCATTCCCGTCATCGGCAAGGCGTACGTGGAAGGCCGCTTTCCCAGCGAGATCGTTCCGCAGATGGCCGAGCTCGGCGTGTTCGGTGCGAATCTTCCGGAGGAATATGGTTGCGCGGGACTGAGCAATGTCGCTTACGGCCTGATCAACCAGGAGCTCGAGCGCGGCGATTCGGGTGTGCGATCGTTCGCGTCAGTGCAGGGTTCGCTGGTGATGTATCCCATCTACGAGTTCGGCAGTGAGGAGCAGAAGAGGCGCTATCTGCCGAAGATGGCGGCGGGCGAGATCATCGGCTGCTTCGGGCTGACCGAGCCGGACTATGGCTCGAACCCGTCGGGGATGATCACCCGCGCGCGAGAGCAGGCCGACGGAAGCTGGGTGATTAACGGCGCCAAGATGTGGATCACGAACGGATCTACGGCGCAGGTCGCGATCGTGTGGGCGAAGACCGGCGACTCGAAGGAGGACACGTCGATACGCGGATTCATTGTCCCGACTGATACTCCGGGATTCACCGCGAAGGATCAGAAGGGCAAGCTGTCATTGCGCGCATCCGATACGAGCGAGCTCGTACTGGCGGACGTGCGCGTGCCGGCGGACGCGATTCTCCCGAAGTCAGGCGGCATCAAGAGCCCGCTGATGTGTCTCACACAGGCGCGCTATGGAATTTCGTGGGGCGCCATCGGCGCGGCGATCGCGTGCTACGAAGAGGCGCTGTCGTACGCGGGGAACCGGGTGATGTTTGGCAAGCCGATTGCGGGGTTCCAGCTTCAGCAGGAGCGGCTGGCGAACATGGTGACGGAGATAGTGAAGGCGCAGCTTCTGTCGCTGCATCTCGGCCGCCTCAAGGACGCGGGCACATACACGCCGCAGCAGGTGTCGCTCGCCAAGCGGAACAACGTGAACATCGCGACCGACGTCGCGCGGGAAGCGCGCCGGCTTCTCGGTGCGAATGGCATACTCGCCGAGTACGCATCGATGCGGCATATGGCCAACCTCGAGAGCGTGTATACGTACGAGGGAACGCACGACATTCATACGCTGATCATCGGGCAGGCAGTTACAGGCTTGGCGGCGTTCGAATAG
- a CDS encoding cytochrome d ubiquinol oxidase subunit II, with protein MFAAFGLPEFFAGIIVVALNVYVLTGGADFGGGVWDLLVTGPRRDRQRDFIAHAIGPIWEANHVWLVLVVVLTFTAFPAAFATLGTVLHLPLALMLVGIVLRGSAFVFRSYGSRTPEQRRNWGRIFAVASTLTPLLLGVVIGAVSTGAVGVAQTQIGAVPFRNVYVAPWLSPFPIAVGVLALALFAMLAAVYLAYETRDDALREDFRRRALAAAAAVFVAAFGALAFAHREAPMMRAGLVGSAWALPFQIATGVAALTAIGALWRRRYAVARLAAAAQVSLILWGWALAQFPYVVPPSLTIRNTVAPRITLVIVAWALAAGAVLLIPSLIYLRRTFATRQAR; from the coding sequence ATGTTCGCGGCCTTTGGTCTACCAGAGTTTTTCGCTGGGATCATCGTCGTGGCGCTCAACGTATATGTCCTCACCGGGGGCGCCGATTTCGGCGGCGGCGTGTGGGACCTGCTCGTCACGGGGCCGCGACGCGACCGGCAGCGCGACTTCATCGCCCACGCCATCGGTCCCATCTGGGAAGCCAATCACGTGTGGCTCGTGCTCGTCGTCGTGCTCACCTTCACGGCGTTCCCGGCGGCGTTCGCCACGCTCGGCACCGTGCTGCACCTCCCGCTGGCGTTGATGCTGGTGGGGATCGTTCTGCGCGGTTCGGCGTTCGTGTTCCGCAGCTACGGCAGCCGCACGCCGGAGCAACGCCGCAATTGGGGGCGCATCTTCGCCGTGGCGAGCACGCTCACCCCGCTGCTGCTCGGCGTCGTGATCGGCGCCGTATCCACCGGCGCGGTGGGCGTCGCGCAGACACAGATTGGCGCGGTGCCATTCCGGAACGTGTACGTGGCGCCCTGGTTGTCGCCGTTCCCGATTGCCGTGGGCGTGCTGGCGCTGGCGCTGTTCGCGATGCTGGCCGCCGTCTATCTCGCCTACGAGACGCGCGACGACGCGCTGCGCGAAGACTTCCGGCGGCGCGCGCTCGCAGCGGCGGCGGCGGTGTTCGTGGCCGCGTTCGGCGCACTCGCCTTCGCGCACCGCGAAGCGCCAATGATGCGGGCCGGGCTCGTGGGCTCGGCGTGGGCCCTGCCCTTCCAGATCGCCACGGGCGTGGCGGCGCTCACAGCCATCGGAGCATTGTGGCGGCGGCGCTACGCCGTGGCCCGGCTGGCCGCTGCGGCGCAGGTGTCGCTCATCCTGTGGGGGTGGGCACTTGCGCAGTTTCCATATGTGGTGCCGCCGAGCCTGACCATCCGGAACACCGTCGCGCCGCGAATCACGCTCGTGATTGTGGCCTGGGCGCTGGCTGCCGGCGCCGTGCTGCTCATTCCGTCGCTCATCTACCTTCGCAGAACGTTCGCGACGCGACAGGCGCGCTGA
- a CDS encoding cytochrome ubiquinol oxidase subunit I: protein MTDLLAARSQMAMSLGFHIVFAEIGVAMPLMMVLAEWRWLRTGEREYLELARRWAKGVAILFAVGAVSGTVLSFELGLLWPGFMKFAGPIVGVPFSLEGFAFFTEAIFLGVYLYGWDRLSRRAHLLAGIVVAVSGAASAVFVLMVNAWMNTPTGVTMAGGTIVAVDPVAGMLSPAAFPQALHMVLAAYASTGLAVAGVHAWMLRRGAARGFHRRALIVALWVGAPAALLQPLSGDISARLVAETQPVKLAALEGQFATERGAPLRIGGWPDAQGATTRFALEIPRGLSLLAYHEWDAEVKGLTAFPRSDWPPLAPVHVSFQIMVALGTAMALVALWAAWVGWRKREIAEQPWLLRALVVVAPFGFIATEVGWMVTEIGRQPWVVQGLLRTSDAVTPMPGLIVPLTVFTLLYLVLGTVVVALIAAMVRDTAGEPAGGDAREPLEAGA from the coding sequence ATGACCGATCTGCTCGCGGCCCGCTCGCAGATGGCGATGTCCCTCGGCTTCCACATCGTGTTCGCCGAGATCGGAGTCGCCATGCCCCTGATGATGGTGCTGGCCGAATGGCGGTGGCTCCGCACCGGAGAGCGCGAATACCTGGAGCTGGCGCGGCGGTGGGCGAAGGGGGTGGCGATTCTGTTCGCCGTGGGCGCCGTCTCGGGCACGGTGCTCTCGTTCGAGCTCGGACTCCTCTGGCCGGGGTTCATGAAGTTCGCCGGCCCGATCGTCGGCGTCCCGTTCTCGCTCGAAGGGTTTGCCTTCTTCACCGAGGCGATCTTCCTCGGCGTCTATCTCTACGGGTGGGACCGGCTCTCGCGGCGCGCCCACTTGCTGGCCGGGATCGTCGTGGCGGTGAGTGGCGCCGCGTCGGCCGTGTTCGTGCTCATGGTCAACGCGTGGATGAACACCCCCACCGGCGTGACGATGGCCGGGGGAACGATCGTGGCGGTGGATCCGGTGGCCGGCATGCTGAGCCCGGCCGCGTTCCCGCAGGCGCTGCACATGGTGCTCGCCGCCTACGCGTCCACGGGCCTCGCCGTGGCGGGGGTGCACGCGTGGATGCTGCGGCGCGGCGCGGCGCGCGGCTTTCACCGCAGGGCGCTCATCGTGGCGCTCTGGGTGGGCGCGCCGGCCGCCCTGTTGCAGCCGCTCTCCGGCGACATTAGCGCCCGTCTCGTCGCCGAAACCCAGCCCGTGAAGCTGGCCGCCCTCGAGGGGCAGTTCGCCACCGAGCGCGGTGCGCCGCTTCGCATCGGCGGCTGGCCCGACGCGCAGGGAGCGACCACGCGCTTTGCGCTTGAGATTCCGCGGGGACTATCGCTGCTCGCGTACCACGAGTGGGACGCCGAGGTGAAGGGCCTCACCGCGTTCCCCCGCTCCGACTGGCCGCCGCTGGCGCCGGTGCACGTGAGCTTCCAGATCATGGTTGCGCTCGGGACGGCGATGGCGCTGGTGGCGTTGTGGGCGGCGTGGGTGGGGTGGCGCAAGCGCGAGATCGCCGAGCAGCCGTGGCTGTTGCGCGCGCTCGTGGTCGTCGCGCCGTTCGGGTTCATCGCCACCGAAGTGGGGTGGATGGTCACGGAAATCGGACGCCAACCGTGGGTGGTGCAAGGACTGCTTCGCACCTCCGACGCAGTGACGCCGATGCCCGGGCTCATCGTGCCCCTCACAGTGTTCACGCTCCTCTACCTCGTGCTGGGCACGGTGGTGGTCGCGTTGATCGCCGCCATGGTGCGCGACACGGCCGGCGAGCCGGCGGGCGGCGATGCGCGCGAGCCGCTCGAGGCGGGCGCGTGA
- a CDS encoding CocE/NonD family hydrolase gives MKRIILGFAVLALPFTARAQDADFIRATFTKSEVLIPMRDGVRLFTSIFTPRDTSTRHPIVLTRTPYSVAPYGRDSVPQAVDNQVRAYMHQGYIIVRQDVRGRYMSEGEFADVRPVIVAPKSNRDIDESTDTYDTAEWLIHNVPFNNGNIGVRGTSYPGFYSSMAAISAHPAIKAVSPQAPVTEWMSGDDFFHNGALLLPHAFDFYGAFGLPRPSPKSTPDQRFDHGTPDGYAFFLKLGALSNVNPRYFHNRVAFWDSLSSHPQWDSFWAARSARPHLKNLKAAMLWVGGWFDTENQWGALNAYAAAEKQNPGLVNRLVMGPWSHGQWNRGSGDTLGVMDWGSKTDDFFTDSLEVPFFNHYLRNGPAPRAYEAAMFETGTNRWRFLDKWPPANTTTTNLYLQAGGRLAFTAPPAGASFDEYVSDPAKPVPYTAETIHWYNPAFMDEDQRFASERPDVLVYETTPLTRDMTIAGPIVADFVVSTSGTDSDWIVKLIDVFPDTLKSSGTRVSSGPESWARPLGGYEMLVRGDVLRGKFRESMSALKPFVPRAATPVRFTLNDAFHTFRAGHRIMVQVQSTWFPMIDRNPGRFMNIFQAKDADFHRTTQRVFHSADRASHLVLPVMR, from the coding sequence GTGAAACGCATCATCCTCGGCTTCGCCGTGCTCGCGCTGCCGTTCACGGCGCGCGCTCAGGACGCCGATTTCATCCGCGCCACATTCACCAAGAGCGAAGTCCTCATCCCAATGCGCGATGGCGTGCGGCTGTTCACATCCATCTTCACGCCCCGTGACACGTCCACGCGCCATCCCATCGTCCTGACGCGCACGCCGTACAGCGTGGCGCCGTACGGGCGCGACAGCGTCCCCCAGGCGGTCGACAATCAGGTCCGTGCCTACATGCACCAGGGGTACATCATCGTCCGGCAGGACGTGCGCGGACGTTACATGTCCGAAGGCGAATTCGCCGACGTGCGTCCCGTCATCGTCGCGCCCAAGTCGAATCGCGACATCGATGAGTCCACCGACACATACGACACCGCCGAGTGGTTGATCCACAATGTGCCCTTCAACAACGGCAACATCGGCGTGCGCGGCACGTCGTACCCGGGGTTCTACTCCTCGATGGCCGCGATCTCAGCGCACCCCGCGATCAAGGCGGTTTCTCCGCAGGCGCCGGTGACCGAGTGGATGAGCGGCGACGACTTCTTTCACAACGGCGCGCTGCTTCTCCCGCACGCGTTCGACTTCTACGGCGCATTCGGCTTGCCCCGCCCCAGTCCCAAAAGCACGCCGGACCAGCGCTTCGACCACGGCACGCCTGACGGTTACGCGTTCTTCCTGAAACTCGGCGCGCTCTCGAACGTCAATCCGCGCTACTTCCACAATCGCGTCGCCTTCTGGGATTCACTGTCGAGCCATCCGCAGTGGGATTCGTTCTGGGCCGCGCGAAGCGCGAGACCGCACCTGAAAAACCTGAAGGCCGCGATGCTCTGGGTCGGCGGCTGGTTCGACACCGAGAACCAGTGGGGCGCGCTCAACGCGTACGCCGCGGCTGAAAAGCAGAATCCCGGACTCGTCAACCGGCTGGTGATGGGGCCGTGGTCGCACGGCCAGTGGAACCGCGGCAGCGGCGACACGCTCGGCGTGATGGACTGGGGATCGAAGACCGATGACTTCTTCACCGACAGCCTCGAAGTGCCGTTCTTCAATCACTATCTCAGGAACGGACCCGCTCCCCGTGCCTATGAAGCCGCGATGTTCGAAACGGGCACCAATCGGTGGCGCTTCCTCGACAAGTGGCCTCCAGCCAATACGACCACCACGAATCTCTATCTGCAAGCCGGCGGCCGGCTCGCGTTCACCGCGCCCCCTGCCGGCGCAAGCTTCGACGAGTACGTCAGCGATCCCGCGAAGCCGGTTCCGTACACAGCCGAGACGATCCACTGGTACAACCCCGCGTTTATGGACGAAGACCAGCGCTTTGCGTCCGAGCGCCCCGACGTGCTGGTGTACGAGACCACACCCCTCACTCGCGATATGACCATCGCGGGGCCGATCGTTGCGGACTTCGTGGTATCCACGTCGGGCACCGATAGCGACTGGATCGTCAAACTGATCGATGTTTTCCCGGACACCCTCAAGTCATCGGGCACGCGCGTATCGTCGGGCCCGGAGAGCTGGGCGCGGCCGTTGGGGGGCTACGAAATGCTGGTGCGCGGCGACGTGCTGCGCGGGAAGTTCCGTGAGAGCATGTCCGCCCTCAAGCCGTTCGTTCCACGCGCCGCGACGCCGGTCAGGTTCACGCTGAACGATGCGTTCCACACGTTCCGCGCAGGTCACCGCATCATGGTACAAGTGCAGAGCACCTGGTTCCCGATGATCGACCGGAACCCAGGCAGATTCATGAACATCTTCCAGGCGAAGGACGCGGATTTTCATCGCACGACGCAGCGCGTATTCCACTCGGCGGATCGCGCGTCCCACCTGGTCCTCCCCGTGATGCGGTAG
- a CDS encoding (2Fe-2S)-binding protein has translation MKTISFSLNGVQRNLTVDDTRMLLWVLRDDLGLTGTKFGCGESVCGACTVLINNEAIRACTTPMSAVDGTRVVTIEGLAHDERLHPVQEAFVKHVGFQCGYCTSGMIMGAHALLLRNAKPTRAQIVKEMEPHLCRCGAHVRIVQAIESASAAMAGGAR, from the coding sequence ATGAAAACCATTTCCTTCTCGCTCAACGGAGTCCAGCGCAACCTGACCGTCGACGACACTCGCATGCTGCTCTGGGTGTTGCGCGACGACCTCGGCCTCACCGGTACGAAGTTCGGCTGCGGCGAATCGGTCTGCGGCGCGTGCACAGTGCTGATCAACAATGAAGCGATCCGCGCTTGCACTACGCCGATGAGTGCTGTTGACGGCACGCGCGTCGTCACGATCGAAGGGCTGGCGCACGATGAGCGCTTGCACCCCGTGCAAGAAGCGTTCGTGAAGCACGTTGGCTTCCAGTGCGGCTACTGCACAAGCGGGATGATCATGGGCGCGCACGCATTGCTCCTCAGGAACGCCAAGCCTACTCGCGCGCAGATCGTCAAGGAGATGGAACCGCACCTGTGCCGGTGCGGCGCACACGTTCGCATCGTGCAAGCCATTGAGAGTGCATCGGCCGCGATGGCGGGAGGTGCGCGATGA
- a CDS encoding molybdopterin-dependent oxidoreductase: MNRENDVPEVPEGWGFVQTMDRREFLKLTSYGLLVMCAIDPLLGMAGPIPAEAAPQAAPDINAFLHIGADGRVTCLVGKVELGQGIMTALPQLAAEELSVPLSSVDIVMGDTDICPTDGGTYGSLSVRMFGPILRAAAAEARAVLVQMAAERLQLPVADLDVRDGIVVSKTDRAKHVSYGELTAGKRIERRLEGQAVLKKVGAFTIMGTSAPRRDALEKVTGKAKYAGDIAPSGALHARILRPPSHGATFVRADTSAAEAAPGVRVVRDGDLIAVLHAHRDEATLALALVKATYSPSPSTLTHETIFEHLQKVAPEGRETSSRGSLADGEKSASQVVEQTYLKGYVAHAPMETHSAVAAVENGKVTVWAGTQTPFPLKTQIARALNLAPEKVRVITPYVGGGFGGKSASMQGVEAARLAMATGKPVRVVWGREEEFFFDTFDPAAVFKIRAGLDTAKKIVFWDNVVIGAGERGSALFYDVPNHRTVVRSGWNSNTGGMHPFGIGPWRAPGANANVFARESHIDVMAAKAGLDPVEFRMRNLTDARMRRVLEAAAKRFGWSPKPAPSGRGFGVACGNDAGTYVATMAEVKVDRGTGKVQVVRVVCAQDMGIVVNPEGAAQQMEGCITMGLGYTLAEEVRFKDGVVLDTNFDTYEIPRFSVVPRIETVILDSPDLAPQGGGEPAIITTGAVVANAVFDAVGARVVQLPMTPARVKGAMKG, translated from the coding sequence ATGAACCGCGAGAACGACGTGCCCGAAGTCCCCGAAGGCTGGGGATTCGTTCAGACGATGGACCGGCGTGAGTTCCTGAAGCTCACGAGCTACGGCCTGCTCGTGATGTGCGCGATTGACCCGCTCCTCGGCATGGCGGGTCCGATACCAGCGGAGGCTGCTCCGCAAGCGGCCCCCGACATCAACGCCTTCCTGCACATCGGAGCGGACGGCCGTGTCACGTGCCTCGTCGGAAAGGTCGAGCTGGGACAAGGCATAATGACAGCGCTCCCGCAGCTCGCGGCCGAAGAGTTGAGCGTGCCCTTGTCGTCGGTGGACATCGTGATGGGAGACACCGACATCTGCCCGACGGACGGGGGCACGTACGGGTCGCTCAGTGTTCGCATGTTCGGGCCAATACTGCGCGCTGCCGCAGCCGAGGCGCGGGCGGTGCTGGTGCAGATGGCGGCCGAACGACTGCAACTTCCGGTTGCCGACCTCGACGTGCGCGACGGCATCGTAGTGTCGAAGACCGACCGCGCGAAACACGTCAGCTATGGTGAGCTGACCGCGGGCAAGCGCATCGAGCGGCGCCTGGAAGGCCAGGCGGTGCTGAAAAAGGTTGGTGCGTTCACGATCATGGGCACATCAGCGCCGCGCCGCGACGCGCTGGAGAAGGTTACCGGCAAGGCGAAGTACGCCGGCGACATCGCGCCGAGCGGGGCGCTGCACGCGCGCATCCTGCGACCACCGTCGCACGGCGCGACATTCGTGCGCGCCGACACGTCAGCCGCAGAGGCGGCGCCTGGGGTGCGCGTCGTGCGCGACGGCGATTTGATTGCGGTCCTGCACGCGCATCGCGACGAGGCAACGCTGGCTCTCGCGTTGGTCAAAGCCACGTATTCGCCTTCGCCGTCCACTCTCACCCACGAAACGATCTTCGAGCATCTGCAGAAGGTGGCGCCTGAAGGGCGGGAAACAAGCTCGCGAGGGAGCCTCGCCGACGGAGAGAAATCGGCGTCGCAAGTTGTCGAACAGACGTACCTCAAAGGCTACGTAGCGCACGCACCGATGGAGACGCACTCGGCCGTGGCGGCGGTGGAGAACGGCAAGGTCACGGTATGGGCCGGCACGCAAACGCCATTCCCGCTCAAGACGCAAATCGCGCGCGCTCTCAATCTCGCGCCCGAAAAGGTGCGCGTCATCACGCCGTACGTTGGTGGCGGATTCGGCGGCAAGAGCGCGAGCATGCAGGGTGTCGAAGCCGCGCGTCTCGCGATGGCAACGGGAAAACCGGTACGCGTGGTGTGGGGACGCGAGGAAGAGTTCTTCTTCGACACGTTCGACCCTGCCGCGGTCTTCAAGATCCGCGCGGGGCTCGACACCGCGAAGAAAATCGTGTTCTGGGACAATGTGGTGATCGGCGCCGGGGAGCGCGGCTCGGCGCTGTTCTACGACGTCCCGAACCACCGCACTGTGGTCCGCAGCGGCTGGAACAGCAACACCGGCGGCATGCACCCGTTCGGCATCGGGCCGTGGCGGGCGCCGGGCGCCAATGCCAACGTCTTCGCGCGCGAGTCGCACATCGACGTGATGGCGGCGAAGGCCGGATTGGATCCTGTCGAATTCCGAATGCGGAACCTCACCGATGCGCGCATGCGCCGCGTGCTGGAAGCGGCCGCAAAACGATTCGGCTGGTCGCCGAAGCCGGCGCCGAGTGGGCGCGGCTTTGGCGTGGCGTGCGGCAACGACGCAGGCACATACGTGGCGACAATGGCCGAAGTGAAAGTGGACAGGGGCACCGGCAAGGTGCAGGTCGTGCGCGTCGTGTGCGCACAGGACATGGGTATCGTCGTGAATCCCGAGGGCGCCGCGCAACAGATGGAAGGTTGCATCACCATGGGGCTCGGCTACACCCTGGCCGAGGAGGTGCGATTCAAGGACGGCGTCGTGCTCGACACGAATTTCGATACGTATGAGATCCCGCGGTTCTCGGTGGTGCCGCGTATCGAGACGGTGATTCTGGATTCGCCGGACCTCGCGCCTCAGGGAGGGGGCGAGCCCGCGATCATCACGACGGGCGCGGTGGTGGCGAACGCGGTGTTCGATGCGGTCGGCGCGCGCGTGGTGCAGTTGCCGATGACGCCGGCGCGCGTGAAGGGCGCGATGAAGGGATAA
- a CDS encoding aminotransferase class I/II-fold pyridoxal phosphate-dependent enzyme: MNDGHAPLGGVSARFRLARERPMATAAAPSRQTRPLFADRVAMIDTENAFKVGPYIKEVEDAGHQVVRCNLGEPDFPLPRHIAEEVKRQIDNDLTHYNDPQGILPLREAVAHTMGEARGIHITPDRVVVFPGAKPAIGFTQQTYCNLGDEIIYPSPGFPIYESFVRYIGASAVPLHLEESSGFSFRGSDLRRLMTDRTKLIYINFPSNPTGGVATPDQLAEIAQVILAGSAPEVRVYSDEVYERIVFDGEKHASIASVPGMQERTVLVSGVSKSYSWTGGRIGWAVFPTAEEAAVFKNLNINYFSCVPGYNQMGAKVALESPESDIAITTMVDAFSKRRDFVVDALNSIDGLRCQKPKGAFYVFPNIAGVCQSLGAIEAHASLPAPVRDFTTPSTLFQLFLLFRYHVATLDRKSFGRIGSEGKHYLRLSIATSLEQLELGMQRLERASRDADGFRAFVKEGRHLY, encoded by the coding sequence ATGAACGACGGGCACGCGCCGCTCGGGGGCGTGAGTGCCCGCTTTCGTCTTGCCAGGGAGAGACCGATGGCCACCGCTGCCGCACCGTCACGACAAACGCGACCGCTCTTCGCGGATCGCGTCGCGATGATCGACACCGAGAATGCGTTCAAGGTCGGTCCATACATAAAGGAGGTCGAGGACGCCGGCCATCAAGTGGTGCGATGCAACCTCGGAGAGCCCGACTTCCCTCTGCCCCGCCACATCGCCGAAGAGGTCAAGCGGCAGATAGACAACGACCTCACGCACTACAACGATCCGCAGGGAATTCTTCCGCTTCGCGAGGCCGTCGCACACACGATGGGCGAAGCCCGGGGGATTCACATCACGCCGGACCGTGTCGTCGTCTTTCCCGGCGCAAAGCCGGCCATCGGATTCACACAGCAGACCTACTGCAACCTCGGCGACGAGATCATCTACCCGAGCCCGGGGTTCCCCATTTACGAATCCTTCGTTCGATACATTGGAGCATCCGCGGTTCCGCTCCATCTGGAAGAGAGCTCGGGTTTCAGCTTCCGCGGCAGTGATCTCAGGCGTCTCATGACCGACCGCACGAAGCTCATCTACATCAACTTCCCCTCAAATCCCACCGGTGGAGTCGCGACGCCCGATCAGCTCGCCGAGATCGCTCAGGTAATTCTCGCCGGGTCCGCACCCGAGGTGCGCGTGTACTCGGACGAGGTGTACGAGAGAATCGTTTTCGACGGAGAGAAGCACGCTTCGATCGCATCGGTCCCGGGAATGCAAGAGCGGACAGTGCTCGTGTCGGGAGTCTCCAAGTCGTACTCCTGGACGGGCGGGCGGATCGGCTGGGCAGTGTTCCCGACGGCGGAGGAGGCGGCGGTATTCAAGAATCTGAACATCAACTACTTTTCCTGCGTTCCCGGATACAACCAGATGGGCGCCAAGGTCGCTCTCGAATCACCGGAGAGCGACATCGCCATCACCACGATGGTGGATGCATTCTCGAAGCGGCGCGACTTCGTCGTGGATGCGCTGAATTCAATTGACGGCCTACGCTGCCAGAAGCCGAAAGGCGCGTTCTACGTTTTCCCGAACATCGCCGGCGTCTGCCAGAGCCTCGGTGCAATCGAGGCGCATGCATCGCTCCCTGCACCGGTGCGCGACTTCACCACACCTTCGACGCTCTTTCAGCTCTTCCTTCTGTTCAGATATCACGTGGCTACGCTGGACCGCAAATCGTTCGGACGAATCGGCAGCGAGGGCAAGCACTATCTGCGGCTTTCGATCGCGACTTCGCTCGAGCAGCTCGAGCTGGGAATGCAGCGCCTGGAGCGGGCGAGCCGTGACGCCGATGGCTTCCGGGCATTCGTGAAGGAAGGACGACATCTTTACTAG